In one Phaeobacter gallaeciensis DSM 26640 genomic region, the following are encoded:
- a CDS encoding type II toxin-antitoxin system VapB family antitoxin, producing the protein MPLYIRDDQVDDLAVRFMKLTGAKSKTDAVRKALMAQLEAVSNQKPLLERLEPILKRADDLGPADPDFDMKKFTDEMWEDA; encoded by the coding sequence ATGCCCCTCTATATTCGAGACGATCAAGTTGATGATCTTGCCGTTCGCTTCATGAAGCTGACCGGCGCAAAATCCAAAACGGATGCAGTTCGTAAGGCACTTATGGCCCAGCTTGAAGCCGTTTCCAATCAGAAACCGCTTTTAGAGCGCCTTGAGCCGATCCTGAAACGCGCCGACGATCTGGGTCCGGCTGATCCTGATTTCGACATGAAGAAATTCACTGACGAAATGTGGGAAGACGCCTAA
- a CDS encoding ParB/RepB/Spo0J family partition protein, translated as MTKQSKIIATEARIPLAMLTLSPLNPRQHVPEHEVAELAQSIWAAGLIQPIAGLGDDVGGADIVAGGRRLRALQYLAEQHPNMADTRPELANPMVMLAPDVETAEQWAYAENVARRDLSPADEIRAYGKMEAAGSTPAAIARSFAVTEKHVYRRLALANLPSQVIDALAEGEINLSMAACFTISDDEKHSLEVLERVRGENWNDYRLKNMLKPDSVEGTDRRAIFVGEDAYKDAGGKMGGDLFAEVTLFDNPDILETLFLEKLEAEAKRIREDEGWNWVEVTERDYVCSYNMGLEKYGRVYAEEGALNEEETERYYELAELAEGEVLDEEGQAELETLQAILDGEFTEEQKVFAGAYVYVGRDGQVQVSGGFIKPEAKKAAIEAGVLRGSAHSTGGSDVKKSPISQKLADDLSRIAQGAQQHAILRDPDLLIDLLAYQLSHNLFWKTPYGISLNTVPNWPTTEGNGYELDERLSSTPPRDMYDAKDLGASFRAFRKKGADHIKGELTRFLAAQYQGGDAKLAAMVAKETKPNIREVWTPTAENFFGRVGGPYMVEIWRDLLDLSEDHPTATTFAKLKKGEKAEKLEKLFSDADMRKAHNVTDEQAAKIDAWLPEGMG; from the coding sequence ATGACGAAACAATCCAAAATTATCGCAACCGAGGCCCGCATTCCGCTGGCTATGCTGACACTTTCCCCGTTGAACCCGCGCCAGCATGTTCCCGAGCATGAAGTGGCCGAACTGGCACAAAGCATCTGGGCCGCTGGTCTGATCCAACCAATCGCGGGTCTTGGCGATGATGTGGGCGGAGCCGACATTGTTGCAGGCGGTCGCCGCTTGCGGGCCTTGCAGTATCTCGCAGAGCAGCACCCGAACATGGCAGATACGCGCCCCGAACTGGCGAACCCAATGGTTATGCTGGCACCGGACGTAGAAACCGCCGAACAATGGGCTTACGCCGAGAACGTGGCACGGCGCGATCTGTCACCCGCCGATGAAATCCGTGCCTATGGCAAGATGGAAGCCGCAGGATCGACGCCAGCCGCTATCGCTCGCTCTTTCGCAGTCACGGAAAAGCACGTCTATCGCCGCCTTGCGCTGGCGAACCTGCCAAGTCAGGTAATCGACGCACTGGCCGAGGGAGAAATCAATCTCAGCATGGCCGCATGTTTCACGATCAGCGATGATGAAAAGCACAGCCTTGAAGTCTTGGAGCGGGTTCGCGGCGAGAACTGGAATGACTACCGGTTGAAGAACATGCTCAAGCCCGACAGCGTGGAAGGCACCGACCGCCGCGCGATCTTTGTTGGCGAGGATGCCTATAAGGACGCTGGCGGCAAAATGGGCGGTGATCTGTTTGCCGAAGTCACCCTGTTCGACAACCCCGATATTCTGGAAACCCTGTTTCTCGAAAAGCTGGAAGCCGAGGCCAAGCGCATCCGTGAGGATGAAGGCTGGAATTGGGTCGAAGTCACCGAGCGCGATTACGTGTGCAGCTACAACATGGGGCTGGAAAAATATGGTCGTGTTTATGCCGAAGAAGGAGCGTTGAACGAGGAAGAAACAGAGCGTTACTACGAGTTGGCCGAACTGGCCGAAGGCGAGGTTCTGGACGAAGAAGGCCAAGCCGAACTGGAAACCTTGCAGGCGATCCTTGACGGGGAGTTCACCGAAGAACAGAAGGTGTTCGCAGGGGCATATGTCTATGTTGGCCGTGATGGTCAGGTGCAGGTATCAGGCGGGTTCATCAAGCCAGAAGCCAAGAAGGCAGCAATTGAGGCGGGTGTGTTGCGCGGATCGGCACATAGCACTGGCGGCAGTGATGTGAAGAAGTCGCCTATCTCTCAAAAGCTGGCCGACGATCTTTCTCGCATCGCCCAAGGGGCGCAGCAACACGCGATCTTGCGCGATCCTGACTTGCTGATCGACCTTCTGGCCTACCAGTTGAGCCACAATCTTTTCTGGAAAACGCCCTACGGGATTTCCCTGAATACTGTACCGAACTGGCCGACCACCGAAGGCAATGGCTATGAACTGGACGAACGCCTGTCCAGCACCCCGCCGCGCGATATGTATGATGCCAAAGACCTTGGTGCATCTTTCCGCGCATTCCGCAAGAAAGGTGCTGACCACATCAAAGGCGAACTGACCCGTTTTCTGGCCGCGCAGTATCAGGGTGGTGACGCCAAGCTGGCGGCGATGGTGGCGAAGGAAACCAAGCCCAATATCCGCGAGGTCTGGACGCCGACCGCTGAAAACTTCTTTGGTCGCGTGGGTGGTCCTTACATGGTCGAGATTTGGCGCGATCTTCTGGACCTGTCCGAAGATCACCCGACCGCAACGACTTTTGCCAAGCTGAAAAAGGGCGAGAAGGCCGAGAAGTTGGAGAAGCTGTTTTCGGATGCCGACATGCGCAAGGCGCACAACGTCACCGACGAGCAGGCGGCAAAGATCGACGCATGGTTGCCCGAGGGCATGGGCTGA